One Oncorhynchus nerka isolate Pitt River unplaced genomic scaffold, Oner_Uvic_2.0 unplaced_scaffold_1667, whole genome shotgun sequence DNA window includes the following coding sequences:
- the LOC135568160 gene encoding SLAM family member 9-like, whose protein sequence is MLELYLIQRFDVGCFFLSTVLCSAQHSEQPETRQVNGIVGTFFYFPERVLTSGNLLYGDLGNIAQVYPGKQSNTNLEKRYKNRLHWNNVTGVFTLSDLQIDDSGVYTVENGDAEEKMTHIFQLTVYYVLSKPQVTVHDNISCSLVCSVENGREVTLSWYKGGEILNQTSSPDHITLSIPLKVDEQNRDSYRCEAANPVSKETAVPHSCIESDPFKVTDGDERTRGCLIIAVICVLVASGLVGLAMYLKKRRNGHSQSRRSEEVYQNWSHLETTLT, encoded by the exons ATGTTAGAACTATATTTAATTCAACGCTTTGATGTTGGGTGTTTCTTTCTCTCCACAGTACTCTGCTCAGCCCAGCATTCAGAACAGCCAGAGACTCGGCAGGTGAATGGCATCGTGGGAACGTTTTTCTATTTTCCAGAGAGGGTGTTGACATCTGGCAATTTACTTTATGGAGACCTTGGCAACATTGCACAGGTGTACCCTGGTAAACAAAGTAATACAAACCTTGAGAAGAGATATAAAAACCGTCTTCACTGGAACAATGTTACTGGAGTCTTCACTTTGTCAGACCTACAAATAGACGATTCTGGGGTTTATACTGTGGAGAATGGAGATGCTGAAGAGAAGATGACACATATATTTCAGCTGACTGTgtact ATGTTCTGTCCAAACCTCAGGTGACGGTCCATGATAACATCTCCTGTAGCTTGGTGTGTTCTGTGGAGAACGGGAGAGAGGTGACCCTGTCCTGGTATAAAGGAGGGGAGATACTCAACCAGACCAGCAGCCCTGACCACATaaccctctctatacctctcaaggtggatgaacagaacagagactcTTACAGATGTGAGGCTGCCAACCCAGTCAGCAAGGAGACAGCTGTTCCACATTCCTGTATAGAGAGTGATCCCTTCAAGGTGACAG atggtgatgagaggactcgAGGTTGTCTTATTATTGCTGTAATCTGTGTTTTGGTGGCTTCAGGACTTGTTGGACTTGCAATGTATCTTAAGAAGAGGAGAAACGGACACTCACA gtctaggAGGAGCGAAGAGGTATACCAGAACTGGAGTCACTTAGAGACAACCCTGACCTGA